The proteins below are encoded in one region of Mangifera indica cultivar Alphonso chromosome 7, CATAS_Mindica_2.1, whole genome shotgun sequence:
- the LOC123221500 gene encoding probable pectinesterase/pectinesterase inhibitor 58: MAISSVLMIGMVAVVTAAVIKGGNFQEKSPGVIEDSQITAKKKAIESVCQPTEFQKRCVESLESATGNNATDPKKLIGFAFKIAKQHVEKAAKTSTAIAELQKDPRAKKALQGCKDLMYDAVDDFERSFQALEKVGIKKIGKAMDDLKTWLSATITYQETCLDGFQNTTGNAGEIMKKALKTSIELSVNAIAMVNKLSSVLGSINIGHVNDIVGSRRLVGRNFNVLGHGDDYYPVWLEDDPEVRRRLAALNEPLQLKANIVVAKDGSGDFTTINDAINSLPQKSKNETIIYIKEGVYVEKVFLNKSYSHLIFVGDGAEKTRITGSLNYVDGTPTMQTATVSVLGEYFMAKNIGFENSAGAIKHQAVALRVGADMSIFYNCTMEGHQDTLYAHARRQFYRDCNISGTIDFVFGDGSAVFQNCKFIVRKPMANQRCIVTAQGRNWTHQPTAIVIQNSSIVADPEYYPLRQKIKSYLGRPWRIYSRTIIMETLIDDLIQPEGWLPWDGEFGIKTCYYAEFNNYGPGANKTGRVKWEGVKTISYEEAKEFTPANFFEGNLWIKPTGVPYIPEFALSNITGYSSNGTEVAAGAPTPTTADPPLGSKVALTSAVVDSPVDNYPVRGQPVEAPWNAVMGQPVVAPSPSS; this comes from the exons ATGGCGATTTCCAGTGTCCTCATGATTGGCATGGTGGCCGTGGTCACTGCTGCTGTCATTAAGGGCGGTAATTTTCAAGAGAAGTCACCTGGAGTTATTGAAGACAGTCAAATAACAGCCAAAAAGAAAGCAATTGAATCCGTTTGTCAACCCACAGAATTTCAGAAAAGATGTGTTGAAAGCCTAGAATCCGCCACCGGAAACAACGCTACCGATCCCAAAAAACTCATCGGATTCGCCTTCAAGATCGCGAAACAACATGTCGAGAAAGCTGCAAAGACTTCAACCGCCATTGCAGAGCTCCAAAAAGACCCTAGAGCTAAGAAAGCTCTCCAGGGTTGTAAGGATCTAATGTATGACGctgttgatgattttgaacGCTCATTTCAAGCGTTAGAAAAAGTTGGAATTAAAAAGATTGGCAAGGcaatggatgatttgaagacaTGGCTGAGTGCTACAATAACGTACCAGGAAACTTGCCTTGATGGGTTTCAAAACACAACTGGGAATGCCGGAGAGATAATGAAGAAGGCATTGAAGACCTCAATTGAGCTCAGTGTCAATGCCATTGCTATGGTGAACAAATTATCTTCTGTTCTTGGATCAATAAACATCGGTCATGTAAATGATATTGTTGGAAGTCGCCGCCTCGTTGGAAGAAACTTCAATGTGCTTGGCCATGGCGATGATTATTATCCTGTGTGGCTTGAAGATGATCCTGAAGTGAGACGGAGACTTGCTGCTTTGAATGAACCGCTTCAACTCAAGGCTAACATTGTTGTAGCCAAGGATGGAAGTGGAGATTTCACCACCATTAATGATGCAATAAACTCTCTTCCACAGAAGAGCAAAAATGAAACTATAATATACATCAAGGAGGGAGTTTATGTAGAGAAAGTCTTCCTCAATAAGTCTTATAGCCATCTGATCTTTGTCGGCGATGGCGCTGAAAAGACCAGAATCACCGGAAGTTTGAACTATGTGGATGGCACACCCACCATGCAAACCGCCACAGTGT CTGTTCTAGGGGAGTATTTCATGGCGAAGAACATCGGATTTGAGAACAGTGCAGGAGCCATAAAACATCAAGCAGTGGCCTTGAGGGTGGGAGCTGACATGTCCATCTTCTACAACTGCACAATGGAGGGACATCAAGACACACTCTACGCACACGCCAGGCGTCAATTCTACCGTGACTGCAATATCTCCGGCACCATCGATTTCGTCTTCGGTGACGGCTCCGCCGTCTTTCAAAATTGCAAATTCATCGTCCGCAAACCCATGGCCAACCAGCGTTGCATTGTCACCGCCCAGGGCCGGAACTGGACTCATCAGCCAACCGCAATAGTCATCCAGAACAGTTCAATCGTCGCCGACCCCGAGTACTATCCTCTCCGGCAGAAAATCAAGTCGTATCTTGGAAGACCCTGGAGAATCTATTCGAGAACGATTATTATGGAGACTTTAATCGATGATTTGATTCAACCTGAAGGATGGTTGCCCTGGGATGGCGAGTTCGGAATCAAGACTTGTTACTACGCAGAGTTTAATAACTATGGCCCTGGTGCCAACAAGACGGGGAGGGTAAAATGGGAAGGAGTTAAGACCATTTCTTATGAAGAAGCTAAAGAATTTACACCAGCCAATTTCTTTGAAGGAAATTTGTGGATTAAACCCACTGGCGTTCCTTATATCCCTGAATTTGCTTTGAGCAATATAACCGGATATTCTAGCAATGGGACTGAAGTAGCGGCGGGGGCTCCAACACCAACCACCGCGGATCCTCCCCTCGGCAGCAAAGTAGCCCTGACTTCAGCAGTGGTGGATTCACCTGTAGACAATTATCCGGTGAGGGGTCAACCTGTAGAGGCTCCATGGAATGCCGTGATGGGTCAACCTGTGGTGGCTCCATCGCCAAGCAGCTAA